The following DNA comes from Kluyveromyces lactis strain NRRL Y-1140 chromosome E complete sequence.
TGACGGGTACTCCTATCCAGAATAATGTAGTTGAATTATGGTCATTATTTGACTTTTTGATGCCTGGCTTCTTAGGTACAGAAAAGATGttccaagaaagatttGCAAAACCAATTGCCAGTTCGAGAAATAGTAAAACATCGTCAAAGGAACAGGAAGCTGGTGCTTTGGCATTAGAAGCTTTGCATAAACAGGTACTACCATTCATGCTCAGAAgattgaaggaagaagtgTTGTCTGATCTTCCACCAAAGATCATTCAAGATTATTACTGTGAACTAAGTGATTTGCAGAAACAATTGTACAATGACTTCGtcaagaaacagaagaacGTGGTAGAAAAAGACATCGAAAATACTGCTGAAGTCGAAAATAAACAACATATTTTCCAGGCTCTCCAATATATGAGAAAGCTATGTAACCATCCGTCATTGGTTTTGAATTCTTCGCATCCTCAATTCCAACAAGTTCAAAGCTACCTTTCTCAGACTGGAATGGATCTCCACGACATAGGACACGCTCCTAAATTAGAAGCTCTAAAGACTTTGTTACTAGAATGTGGTATTGGCATCCAGGACGTTGAAAAGAAGTCCAACAAAAATCCCTCCATTGATAACGTCATTAGTCAACATCGTGTTTTAATTTTCTGTCAGTTAAAGGATATGTTAGACATGGTAGAAAACGATTTGTTAAAAAAGCACTTACCGTCAGTAACTTTTATGCGTTTAGATGGTAGCGTCGACTCCAGAGATAGACAAAAGGTGGTTCGTAAGTTCAACGAGGATCCATCTATCGATTGTCTACTATTAACCACTAAAGTCGGTGGGTTAGGGTTGAATCTAACTGGTGCAGATACTGTCATTTTTGTCGAACACGATTGGAACCCAATGAATGATCTACAGGCAATGGACCGTGCACATAGATTGGGTCAAAAGAAAGTCGTCAATGTCTATAGAATAATCACTAAGGGCACTTTGGAAGAGAAAATCATGGGTCtacaaaaattcaaaatgaatATTGCATCTACCATCGtcaatcaacaaaatgCAGGCTTAGGATCAATGAACACACATCAATTGTTAGACTTGTTCGATGCTGACAATATCCCTTCACAAGAGAAGGttgagaagaaaaaaactgTTGAAGACGTCGCTAACGAGAGCGGCTTAACAGGTAAAGCCAAGGAAGCCGTTGGTGAACTAAAAGAATTATGGGATTCTTCTCAAtacgaagaagaatacaaCTTAGACAACTTTATAAAGACTTTACGATAGATATTTAGTATTCAGTTCTGCATATGTAATGTATAAACTTACTTCTAGTTTTACCATTTGGCAAGTCTTCGCATTCTTATATCAACCCAATTATATGCATATCCTTCGATTTTTTGCATTTTTGGATtcaaaaaggaaataaagaaatcagTGAAATGCGAAGGGAACCAACAAACTGCagataatttcaattcgAATACATAATACAGAAATAGCACTGTTGCTTTataaaatatcatttcttAAGCGACCAACTATAACATTATACACGATAATCAAATTATGGAATCAGTGATTGAAGAGAGGAAAAAACGTTTACTTCAGCTACGACAACAATACACGGAAGAGAAACAGGAAACAGACAGTTTAACTgtaaataaagaaaagaagaacattgAGGGAATACAGGATATTCCAGCCGAAGGCGTATCAAGCGAAGAAAGACTCGATAGGGACTTAGAAGAACtcaaaaaaagaactgaTCACTCAATTAAACTATTGCTAAGAGAAAGGATATTGAAAGAGGCTATTGAAGAGCCTGCAGTTaataatgatgaatctTAATctaaataaataaaatactCATGATAATGGCGAGCATAATAGCCACACATTATCATGTGGTTACAGATACTCTAAAGTATGACATAGTAACGGtagaaaataaaatggAATCTATAAATCTGAAAAGCAGTTAATTAAGAAAGGCTTCGTAGACATAAAGGAAGCCAAAGATAAAGAAGGAAAGTGCCCCTCCCAATGTCACAGTTCTCATACTAATTTTGGATGCTAATAGCTTACCGCCGATAACTGCGACACCGGTACAAATAGCATGGCCAATGCACGCTCCTAGCATCACATATGTGAAATTACTACCTGAGGCCATGGCTATAGTAGAGATTTGGGAACGATCACCAAACTCTCCGAGAAAAACCATTGTAAATATTTGAATCCAAGTTCCAGAAATATATCTTGACGTGAAGTCTTTAAATTTGGTGAAAACCCcgtttgttttttctttggcgTATTTGTTGCTATCCTTAACGGTACCTTCCTCAGATTCATGTAGAGTGTGATTTATATCTTGAATtgcaatttcttcttcaacttctgctagctcttcttcaatgCCTGCGTTCTTAGGCATCTCTAACCCTTCTAAGACAAGTTTGTAACCGAATACTAGGAACAAAATTCCAGCAGCAAATAAAGTATACTTGTATGGGATCAAAGTTGTAAAGGTACGGCCGATTAGACCACCTAATATAGTCATTATCACCAATGATGCTGTAGATGCACTAAAAACCAAAAGCCTATCATGACGCATAGCCATTAATGCAGCTATAAGAAATGTTTTGTCCCCAATTTCAGATACACCTATCATGGAAATAGCTAGAAGGAAAGCCGTTACCGGTTCTTCAGATGAACCATAATCTTGgttgttttcatcaactgGTTCAATTGCTGTCACTGCACAAAGAAACAGAGCAAAGCTTAAAATCGTTCTCACACTAGATCTCATATCCTGCTTGTCCTGTGCTATGGCTTAATTTTAAGAGCttatcttctttcttcagtgAAGGTCGTTTTCATCCGCTGCCGTTTTCCTAACCGTGCATTTACATagatatttatatatattaacTATGTTTATCCATGATCAGGTTAGTGATGACACtagcttttttttttttcttttcgtaTGCGTGAGTGCTGCACTCAATTGTAATTAGGAAAATCACGATTCCCGCAATAAAGTGGCTTGGGTCTGGACCATTTTAACTTCTCAAACGTCCTTCGGAGGCAtttaaaatgaaatataaacATTGATTTGATGATGAGCACATATTAGGGTGGTGTTGTTATGAAGGGCCAAAACAGACCGACTTTTTCTTAGTCGGAAATACAAAGAGGGAAGGCCGAAAAGGGTTTGGCCCATGGAGAAGAGAGCTGCAAGGATGTGCATCACGGTTTGGGCACTTTTCGAGGTCTTAGTTCATACATTTCCTTCGTTCAGTTTCaaccttttttttaagGGTCTTATGAGAAATGCTCGGTGGGCGTATTAAGTTGACGGTGATGTTTTCTAAGAGTGGCATTTAGTGCAAGAAGGTATTGTGTCAGTGGAATAGGTACATCCGTGAAGTTTTCTGATAGGCAGCTCAAAGGTACCTTTGAAAGGGTTCTTCCACTTATCTTACAAGCCTATTCAAAATAATACCAATTAAGGGGAGTAAAATGTTAGTACATCCGTTCAGTGCTCTTTTGTTCCAGTGGGAACATATTGTTGGAAGGTACGACACATACATTGGAGAAAACTGCCAATTTCTTTATGAtagtttccatttcaaattCGTTCTCATCCGGAAATATGATTTCAGAATTAATCATTTCTTGCGTTATATTTGTTAGGATTTGCTGGCACACCGTTACAGAAGGGAATCCCACATAAAAAGAGACGTCTAGCCTATCTAAAAACGCTGGATCTATATTTTCTCTCAAATTTGACGTGCATAATAAGATGAAGTTGGGATACTTTTTTAGATTATCTAAATGCGTCATCAAGCAGTTGAGAACCCGTACAGAATCTGTCGTCTCGTTtgtattcaacaattgatgCCTTGAAATAGCTAAGGATTCCACCTCGTCGAATAGTAAACAAACGAATTTTTTGGACGCTTGTTCATGCTTTAATAGCCGTTCTATATCGTTAAAGATACCATCCAAATTTTTGGTTGACTCGCCGAACCACCTTGAAAATATTTGAGAACACGACACTTCCACAAGGATTCCAGAATGGCCACTATCGAACAAATTACAATTCCGTAAAGCAAGTTTTTGGCAAAATGATTTGCATAATGTAGTCTTACCAGTTCCCGGCGGTCCATGTAACAAGAATAAGTTATTCTTACGGATTTTCGTTTTACATTTTTCTAATAGGTGGCTTAGCTTGAGCGATGAAATACCATGCGAGTAcatcttttcctttaaaTTGGAGTCATAATGAAGCATTTCCCATTGTTTGTCAAATTTAACTGAAGGTAATAATGTTACCttcacttctttcaaatgttttAGCGTAAGGGGCAATCTAGTATGTACAGTTTCGAATAATGTACTATCACTGTTATTGCCTGAATCAGATAAGCCaatgttatcaaattcttgacTTATACATGAATCAAGGTTTCCCTGTTTATCTTCAATATTGATATAGAAATTCATTTCATACGACAGGCTCTTCATTCTGCATTGCTCTGATAATTTTAAATCTTTGAGAAACTTTGTTTGCTCACTTTCCCTATTCGATAGAATCCCGTCTATCATATCTTTTAAACCCTTTCCATCCTTCAGCTCTAGCAAAGCGCCTACTGGACTATTCTCGATTATCTCTAAATCAACATCTTTGACGTAAGAAGATAGAATTGTCTCTTCCTCGAATTGCGTCACACTCGGCAATCTTATGATAGTGTCCTTAGGTCCAGGAACCATGTGCTTTTCCAATAGCTGGTGCCAAACTACTTTAAGAAATGCTTTTGGGAAGTCCGTCCCATGGTTGTTCACTCGTAGAAGATCCAAATCTTGTACGATCGATGATCTTAATTTCTTGGTAATTTCCAAGAGCGATTGACCATCAGAACTATGATAACctatcttttctttcaatttagCTTCCAATGCATTCTGGATTACCATTATAAAGCTTCTTGCAACTGCTTTCgatccatcttcttcatctatTAGATCTTCTAACCATCCAATGCACTCTGCGTTCATTTCACAATCAACAAAGATCCTTACCATTCCGATTAGTGAGTGGGTTCCATAAGCTCGTTGTGTCTGTTTCTGAGTTATTGAACGAAGACCATTTACTGTAAATCTTTCTActatattatatatttttaCATTAACTCTTTTTTATATAACTTGTAAAATGGAGTTAAAAGGAAATTTAGCCGCTGATGCCTTCGCTAAAATATTTAACTGCTCAATTAGCCTTCTCAGTATGTAGATGTGACAGCAAGATAAAATACTCTTTTGATACGTTGTGACTTTCTACCGTTCTTCGCAATGCCTGCAGAAGTTTAATATCTCTTTGCCTTGGTTTGTTAAGGTATGATGAACAGACAAGTAATTTTAATTTTGtcgaaaagaatgaaaaatataataattttCAAAACACGAACAAAACAAGTAATGTTGGAGATTTCCCAGCGCATCGAATTTCCCAATAGGGAAATTATCAAAGCAGCATTTTCATGCCACTGAATCGCTAATCCATCTAGGTGAATGATTTCTAACGACAGATTTAGGTAATCCACTGATAAAGAATGAGAGTATTATATTcctttcatttttctttagGAATCACAAAGCGACTGATTATTGGCAACCCCATATCTTTTAGGCATCTCCCCTTCGTGCTGATCTGTAAATTGAAGGTTTATCAACACCtgtgtatatataagaaCTGAGTCGGTGCatatttcattcatttcCCTTGCAATGTTGTAGCGAAGCAGTCGTTCTGAAAATACTTGTGTTTAATAACATCAAACAATAATTAAGATAAAGCAATAACCAATGAGTTGTTGTTCGAAAAAGGTTGCTGACAGCGGCGCTGTCAAAAGTTGTTGTACCACAAGATCAAGTACAGCCAAAGCTGTTAAAGAAAgtgcttcttcttgttgtgGGGCAGCAGGCAACAGCGGTAAGCCGACTAGATGTAAATGCGGTACAGGCTGTGCTTGTGCTGGTTGCAACAACGTCAAATTATGAAATGGGTATATTTTACTGTGTTTCCTCTTTTCATCTCGTATCGATATTATCATCGCTGAAAGCGAAGGTAGACAATATTCATATTTGAATTCCTAATTACATACCAAACTTTATACCTTTTAATCTATAACGAAGAATTCCATATCAATTTCGAGAAAAAGTTTCACTGAACGGCACATTGACAGCGAGATGCTCCTCGTGAGAACCTGAGAAGTTGTGATGGGTTTTAACCAGCCTTTATGCAATTGCCTGTCAATATAAAAATGGTATCACCAACCATCCTTATACTGTCTCATGGTATGCTCGCATATTGTTGGAACTAGTCATAATTCATGACCGGGTAATACCAATATAATAGGCGGTTAATAATAGTTTTGTGTCACTGACACATAACAAAGTATATAAACCAGTACTCAGATCTAATCTACTAATTAGTAGGAATCAGATCTACAGACACCAGGTGCATCTAATTATTCTAGGAGATATATAGCTAATCAAGATGGATTCTTCTAATAAAGATCTGATAAGATCAAAGCCACGTGACATGTATAGTCACATAACACAACTTATATAACAGGAGGAGATGACCGGCACTTATCCAAGTGTCCGATATAGTGTAACGGCTATCACATCACGCTTTCACCGTGGAGACCGGGGTTCGACTCCCCGTATCGGAgtgtttcattttttccaCTTTTTAATTAGATTTTCAACATATATCAAATCGCTCACtgtgatgagatgaggAAATACGATGTTCAGTACTACTAACAACAACTTCACAGAAATTTTGTGACTTACGCGGACAACGGCCAGTtatcaatcaattcaataTACGGTACAGACGTGTAGCTgctctttttttccattaCTAGTGTGGGTGAAACCGTTTGTTTTGTTACAACAAGGAGCATCAAAATCACAAGATAGTCTGGCATGTCCGACAATGAAGAAACGTTCAATGATTCAGATGTGGAAGGGGATGAATTGCTTCAAGATTGGTCGCTAGCAACTAAAATTATTGGTGATAATAAGAATGTGATACCACTGCGAGGTGAAAAAGATTACGAGCCAGATGGTACTGGTATGCAAGGATCGATGCTTTTCAAGGCTAAGAAAGTGATGTTTGATGTTCTTCGACAACCTGACAGGGGAACTATCATTAAGAATCAAGTTAAGGCATATTATGATCTTGATTTACATGTTGCAACTATTAAGTTTCCAAAAGGTACTTTTACCAATACCGTTGGTAGTCCTAATTCGGACGGAACCTTAACCTTGCAGTTTCATGAATTTGTGTACTTAGTCGAAAGAGGAAGTGTTTCACCAATTATTGATTTGGGTATTAACggtgaaaaggaagagTACTTATTGTCATTGCAAGATGtctattctttcttcaaatctcAAGATGAACTGGATGAGTTCTTTGTGTATGCctatttgaaaagaatgggCTATATCGTGTTTCCAACCAACTGGAAATATGGAAAACAACTTTCAGTTTATAGCAGATACAACAAAGGGGAAAATAGATTCCAGAATACATACCTTCTTTTGAACGGAATTTTTAACCTATTTACAAACATCTCCTATTCATGGCTTAAAGACTGGGCAACtaatatcaacaacatcatAAGTTTCCACCCAGTGAAGTTTGCATCGTCTGGCGCAATATTTGAGTCCATTAACAAGACAATTACCTTCTACGCTCCTCCTAAATCTCAAAAACAACTCCTAGAAAGTCATGGGGTGGATCTTAACGCTCCCGTGTCGTCAAATTATAAGATTGCATTTGATGTATGGAAACCTAATCCATCTTTTAAGAAGAGTAACAGATATCTGCCTGATTTCCAAATAGTCATCCATAATAAAAACTCCAAGAAAGCGGAATTTCCAAACCTCAAAGATTTTAAGGGCATATTTCAACGATTAGATCATAAATTCCCTTTTATTAATGATGTTGATATAGCCGAAGAAAAAGTgacaaaatcaaacaagaCCGGTAATGTTGATGCTCAGAGGCATTTAAAAAGCAGACGTAAGAATAATAAAGGAGATAAAACCTTGAGCTTATATGCTCGGAAAATGAAGAGAATTAAGGAAGGTTATCGGAGTTTCCTTTTAGCGGTGATGGATGGCGGCTTGGTGAGTATAGTCAAAATCACAGAAACGGATTTTGGATCTGAAAATATATGGTATGTTCCATCACCTAAAATAGTACAGTGGAAAAAACCaaaccagaagaagagaaattaGCATTAGCATTAAATTCAAGATATATATAACCACAAACACTATTTACTGAATTTGGAATAGAgattttcatcaaagacAGATGGATTGTTATAAAAGGATGTCGGTCCATTCTGCAGCTTTTGATCGCTGACAAGCCCACTGATACCGGTAGAAAGAGGTTTCGGTGGTAATTGAGGCGGACCTGGATTCACTCCGGTGTTATTAGTGTTAGCGAGATTTGCAGGACTTTGAGTTACCGAGTCATTAACATCATTGCATAAGTTTAAATTTGCGAAACTCTTTGTAAGTGTTGTAGATTGTGTAGATTTTTGTGGTAAGTTAGGTGGCAATGTGTTGGAATCTATCAAGTTTACAGATTGTCCAGGGGTGGATGCGTGGCTTAATTCTCTAGTCATCTTGAGCAAAGTGTCGTAAAAGTTTAAACCCTTCGGCAAATCGGTACTAAATATAACGAATTGGTTAAAAGCCTTTTCAACCTTATCGAAAAAGGTCtgtctttctttcactgtattttcttgttcagGGGTCTTATCTTGTACTCCAATaagtttgaaaacttcGTCCAACTTGATTTTTATGTCGTTAATCAAATTGTTTTGTTTGAATATTGTTGCTTCAATCCTAGTACTCAACGGTTTGAATTTAGTAAGCTCTTCCTCGAAGATAACCCTCATTTCCTTTTTCGGCTTACCTGTCAGCAATATCAACTTTTGAGTTATATCATCATTGTTCAAgctttctttgaaatcttttAAATTTCTTGTACGTTCTTCTTTTAGTAGTCGTAGAATCTCCTGATTGTGTTTGATATTATGAAGGCGATCTAAGATCTGTTGGTTTTTTGAGTCATCGAGATCAAGTAAGCTTGGTTCATCATTCCTTATCTGAAATTTACTCATTATGCTCCACAATAACTGATGGTTTGCTAACAAATTAACTTCCTCCAAGCATGGATTGATAGATGCAAATATTTTGTCATCAGATTGAGATGCCTGCACTAAAGAGTTCTTGATTTTCAAGGCATTTTCCCTTTGATCAGGAGAGACAGAGGATAAAATTGTAAGAAtctcatttcttttgtcAAGAATATTTTGCATTTGCGCTCTtacatctttgaaattacTGTCTTGCACAACTTTTGACCAAGTAGTTATTTTTTGCTTCATTATTTCATATTGAGGGTCATCTGATGAACCATTTCCACCGTGTACATATCTTGATTCAAGGTCTTTGATAAGTTTCGGTAAGTCAGTAAATTCAATGAATGATTGATATTCCCAGTCTGCTGTATCCGTCTCCTCGACCTCCTTTCTTAACAATGAAGCTTTTTCCTCAGAATAGATACTCTCATTTTCATAGACTTCCATAGGCACTATACCTTTAAAGGCACCATTACAGAGATCTACAACCTGCTCTAGGTATACCTTGAGCTGTTCTTCCCAGGTCACTGGCTTTACGGCGTCCATGGTTTTGATGCTTTCTATGCTCACATCAGCTGGTATCAAATCGTTATAAATGAAATCGT
Coding sequences within:
- a CDS encoding uncharacterized protein (no similarity), whose product is MESVIEERKKRLLQLRQQYTEEKQETDSLTVNKEKKNIEGIQDIPAEGVSSEERLDRDLEELKKRTDHSIKLLLRERILKEAIEEPAVNNDES
- the GDT1 gene encoding putative ribosome biosynthesis protein GDT1 (similar to uniprot|P38301 Saccharomyces cerevisiae YBR187W Hypothetical ORF) — its product is MRSSVRTILSFALFLCAVTAIEPVDENNQDYGSSEEPVTAFLLAISMIGVSEIGDKTFLIAALMAMRHDRLLVFSASTASLVIMTILGGLIGRTFTTLIPYKYTLFAAGILFLVFGYKLVLEGLEMPKNAGIEEELAEVEEEIAIQDINHTLHESEEGTVKDSNKYAKEKTNGVFTKFKDFTSRYISGTWIQIFTMVFLGEFGDRSQISTIAMASGSNFTYVMLGACIGHAICTGVAVIGGKLLASKISMRTVTLGGALSFFIFGFLYVYEAFLN
- the PCH2 gene encoding Pch2p (weakly similar to uniprot|P38126 Saccharomyces cerevisiae YBR186W PCH2 Nucleolar component of the pachytene checkpoint which prevents chromosome segregation when recombination and chromosome synapsis are defective also represses meiotic interhomolog recombination in the rDNA), with the translated sequence MVRIFVDCEMNAECIGWLEDLIDEEDGSKAVARSFIMVIQNALEAKLKEKIGYHSSDGQSLLEITKKLRSSIVQDLDLLRVNNHGTDFPKAFLKVVWHQLLEKHMVPGPKDTIIRLPSVTQFEEETILSSYVKDVDLEIIENSPVGALLELKDGKGLKDMIDGILSNRESEQTKFLKDLKLSEQCRMKSLSYEMNFYINIEDKQGNLDSCISQEFDNIGLSDSGNNSDSTLFETVHTRLPLTLKHLKEVKVTLLPSVKFDKQWEMLHYDSNLKEKMYSHGISSLKLSHLLEKCKTKIRKNNLFLLHGPPGTGKTTLCKSFCQKLALRNCNLFDSGHSGILVEVSCSQIFSRWFGESTKNLDGIFNDIERLLKHEQASKKFVCLLFDEVESLAISRHQLLNTNETTDSVRVLNCLMTHLDNLKKYPNFILLCTSNLRENIDPAFLDRLDVSFYVGFPSVTVCQQILTNITQEMINSEIIFPDENEFEMETIIKKLAVFSNACKISGRTLSKVPLSCLSENFTDVPIPLTQYLLALNATLRKHHRQLNTPTEHFS
- a CDS encoding uncharacterized protein (no similarity) — its product is MIISIRDEKRKHSKIYPFHNLTLLQPAQAQPVPHLHLVGLPLLPAAPQQEEALSLTALAVLDLVVQQLLTAPLSATFFEQQLIGYCFILIIV
- the SEN54 gene encoding tRNA splicing endonuclease subunit SEN54 (similar to uniprot|Q02825 Saccharomyces cerevisiae YPL083C SEN54 Subunit of the tRNA splicing endonuclease which is composed of Sen2p Sen15p Sen34p and Sen54p) — encoded protein: MSDNEETFNDSDVEGDELLQDWSLATKIIGDNKNVIPLRGEKDYEPDGTGMQGSMLFKAKKVMFDVLRQPDRGTIIKNQVKAYYDLDLHVATIKFPKGTFTNTVGSPNSDGTLTLQFHEFVYLVERGSVSPIIDLGINGEKEEYLLSLQDVYSFFKSQDELDEFFVYAYLKRMGYIVFPTNWKYGKQLSVYSRYNKGENRFQNTYLLLNGIFNLFTNISYSWLKDWATNINNIISFHPVKFASSGAIFESINKTITFYAPPKSQKQLLESHGVDLNAPVSSNYKIAFDVWKPNPSFKKSNRYLPDFQIVIHNKNSKKAEFPNLKDFKGIFQRLDHKFPFINDVDIAEEKVTKSNKTGNVDAQRHLKSRRKNNKGDKTLSLYARKMKRIKEGYRSFLLAVMDGGLVSIVKITETDFGSENIWYVPSPKIVQWKKPNQKKRN
- the BRO1 gene encoding Bro1p (similar to uniprot|P48582 Saccharomyces cerevisiae YPL084W BRO1 Cytoplasmic class E vacuolar protein sorting (VPS) factor that coordinates deubiquitination in the multivesicular body (MVB) pathway by recruiting Doa4p to endosomes) yields the protein MKTVLLPLKIKDTESISWTKGLITYLKRSYGSSQWSVFYDGDKTAEIDSCRTTANSDLAPESLLDQNYKYAAILEQIYLRLGAHSGSLQMDFTWYEAEYHSRLSEKKFKQHTVVFEKSSVMYNIGVLLSQIAKKKMSDNYKSAIPYLSKAMACFDYMSNNFLNSPSIDCAAENTSFLSTLLHAEAQEMFLMTLINGPDASKRASLISKLAHTALNLYEKCQEFYEDSSTATFGTTPYGEDKWKDIITLKVHLYRAISTYNHLRVLEEAKKIGEAIAYGKLAVHEIKEAGFYKVYVKDEIDLTGLKAVIEEKLKSLIKDNDFIYNDLIPADVSIESIKTMDAVKPVTWEEQLKVYLEQVVDLCNGAFKGIVPMEVYENESIYSEEKASLLRKEVEETDTADWEYQSFIEFTDLPKLIKDLESRYVHGGNGSSDDPQYEIMKQKITTWSKVVQDSNFKDVRAQMQNILDKRNEILTILSSVSPDQRENALKIKNSLVQASQSDDKIFASINPCLEEVNLLANHQLLWSIMSKFQIRNDEPSLLDLDDSKNQQILDRLHNIKHNQEILRLLKEERTRNLKDFKESLNNDDITQKLILLTGKPKKEMRVIFEEELTKFKPLSTRIEATIFKQNNLINDIKIKLDEVFKLIGVQDKTPEQENTVKERQTFFDKVEKAFNQFVIFSTDLPKGLNFYDTLLKMTRELSHASTPGQSVNLIDSNTLPPNLPQKSTQSTTLTKSFANLNLCNDVNDSVTQSPANLANTNNTGVNPGPPQLPPKPLSTGISGLVSDQKLQNGPTSFYNNPSVFDENLYSKFSK